Proteins found in one Kangiella sediminilitoris genomic segment:
- a CDS encoding DUF885 domain-containing protein, which produces MNKKLTLISLSVALALVGCTDEEAKTLNSQPIQKAETTAGQSEAMTAEEASEKLNQLFAENFEQSLKLNPIRATAIGDNRYNDQLPNFLSAEYRMKMHNFTASWLQKVKQIDRTLLSGQDRLSYDVFVYQSELALEGEKFPGHLIPLNQSNNLTSFFAQLGSGQSLQPFKTVEDYDNWLKRIDDGVKILDQLIVNMNQGIEKNVVQPKALMEKVLPQVKAHIVDSPTDSIFFQPIESFPEDFSEEDKKRLKEAYTKVIAEDIVPAYKRLHDFIEEDYLQHARNTFGLSEQPNGEAWYNYQLKTFTTTDLSAEEIHQFGLKEVARIRAEMQNVMKQENFEGSLSDWFAYVQSNPEFYYDNEEELLQGYRDLQAKVNKLLPKMFDVQPKSDYEVRAVEAFRAESASGASYMAGSSDGSRPGIFYVNTFNLKGQPKFGMETLSLHEAAPGHHFQISLQQEVEGLPMFRRFGGLSVFSEGWALYAESIGKEMGMFTDPMQYYGRLSDEMLRAMRLVVDTGLHAKGWSRQKAIDYMMENSSMADTDVVSEVERYIAWPGQAVSYKVGQRVITELRAEAEKKLGEQFDIREFHRQILIDGALPMPVLKTKIREWIASKQSA; this is translated from the coding sequence ATGAATAAGAAACTTACATTAATTAGTCTTAGTGTTGCTTTAGCACTGGTGGGATGCACGGATGAAGAGGCCAAAACTCTAAACTCCCAACCAATTCAAAAAGCTGAAACTACGGCTGGACAGTCAGAGGCAATGACTGCAGAAGAAGCTTCCGAAAAATTAAATCAACTTTTTGCTGAAAATTTCGAGCAGAGTTTAAAGCTCAATCCCATTCGAGCTACAGCCATCGGCGACAACCGATATAACGACCAGCTACCAAACTTTTTATCCGCAGAGTACAGAATGAAAATGCACAACTTTACAGCCAGCTGGCTGCAAAAAGTCAAGCAAATCGACCGTACCCTGTTATCTGGACAAGACCGCTTAAGTTATGATGTCTTTGTTTATCAATCCGAATTGGCTCTTGAAGGGGAAAAGTTCCCCGGGCACCTGATTCCGCTTAATCAGTCTAATAACCTGACCAGCTTTTTTGCCCAACTGGGATCAGGCCAAAGCCTACAGCCATTCAAAACAGTTGAAGATTACGACAACTGGTTAAAGCGTATTGATGACGGCGTGAAGATCCTGGATCAGCTTATTGTTAATATGAACCAGGGTATTGAAAAAAATGTCGTGCAGCCTAAAGCCTTAATGGAAAAAGTCTTACCTCAGGTTAAGGCCCATATCGTTGATTCACCAACCGACAGTATATTCTTCCAACCTATTGAGAGTTTCCCAGAAGACTTTTCTGAAGAAGATAAAAAACGTTTGAAGGAAGCCTACACAAAAGTGATTGCAGAGGACATAGTGCCAGCTTATAAGCGCTTACATGATTTTATTGAAGAGGATTACTTACAACACGCACGTAATACATTTGGCTTAAGTGAACAACCTAACGGTGAAGCTTGGTACAACTATCAACTTAAAACGTTCACTACTACCGATCTGTCTGCAGAAGAAATACACCAGTTTGGCCTAAAGGAAGTCGCAAGAATTAGAGCCGAGATGCAGAATGTCATGAAGCAGGAAAACTTCGAAGGCAGCCTCAGCGACTGGTTCGCTTATGTACAGTCTAACCCTGAATTTTATTACGATAATGAAGAGGAGCTTTTACAGGGATATCGCGATCTTCAGGCCAAAGTAAATAAGCTATTACCGAAAATGTTTGATGTTCAACCCAAATCAGATTATGAAGTTAGAGCGGTAGAAGCTTTCCGTGCCGAATCAGCATCAGGTGCGTCTTATATGGCAGGCAGTTCAGATGGCAGTCGTCCGGGCATATTCTACGTCAACACCTTCAATCTCAAAGGCCAGCCGAAATTTGGAATGGAAACTTTATCTCTGCATGAGGCGGCACCAGGACACCACTTTCAGATCTCTCTGCAGCAGGAAGTTGAAGGCTTACCAATGTTCCGACGCTTCGGGGGATTAAGCGTTTTTTCTGAAGGCTGGGCTTTATATGCTGAGTCAATTGGTAAAGAGATGGGTATGTTTACTGACCCAATGCAGTATTATGGCCGCTTAAGCGATGAAATGCTCCGCGCAATGCGCTTAGTGGTTGATACGGGTCTGCATGCAAAAGGCTGGTCCCGCCAAAAAGCCATTGATTATATGATGGAAAACTCATCGATGGCCGATACCGATGTTGTCTCAGAAGTTGAGCGCTACATAGCATGGCCCGGACAGGCTGTTTCATACAAGGTAGGGCAGCGAGTAATTACTGAATTAAGAGCTGAAGCGGAGAAAAAACTTGGCGAACAATTTGATATTAGAGAATTCCACCGCCAAATTTTGATTGACGGAGCATTACCAATGCCGGTTTTGAAAACTAAAATACGGGAATGGATCGCTTCAAAGCAAAGCGCATAA
- the lysS gene encoding lysine--tRNA ligase — protein MSNQETPVVDVNEQITLRKEKLAEKRKQGIAFPNDFRRDSLAAEIAAEYGDKEKPELEEIGKKVKVAGRIMLFRNMGKASFITIQDMSGRIQSYVRKDQVGDEVYDDFKTWDIGDIVGIEGTVFKTNKGELSVKASDIKLLTKSLRPLPDKWGGLSDQETRYRQRYVDLIVNEDSRATFIARSKVVKAIRDFLENRDFLEVETPMMHVIPGGATAKPFETHHNALDMPLFLRVAPELYLKRLVVGGLEKVYEINRNFRNEGLSTRHNPEFTMLEFYWGYADYNDLMDLTEEMLRYTVESVLGTTVFESSGETYDFGKPFERMTVLEAIVKYLPEVTVDQLNDMESAKKVAKACNVKVEDSWGLGKIQIEIFEEVAEHKLIQPTFITAYPAEVSPLARRNDENPFVTDRFEFFAGGRELANGFSELNDAEDQAERFKAQVEAKDAGDDEAMHYDADYIRALEYGLPPTAGEGIGIDRLVMLLTDSPSIRDVLLFPHMRPE, from the coding sequence ATGAGCAATCAAGAAACCCCAGTCGTCGACGTCAACGAACAAATTACATTGCGTAAAGAAAAGTTGGCGGAGAAACGAAAACAGGGGATTGCCTTTCCGAACGACTTCCGTCGTGACTCCCTGGCTGCTGAGATCGCTGCTGAATACGGCGATAAAGAAAAGCCTGAGCTGGAGGAAATCGGTAAGAAGGTAAAGGTTGCTGGTCGTATCATGTTATTCCGTAACATGGGTAAAGCGAGCTTTATCACCATTCAAGATATGTCAGGCCGAATTCAGTCTTACGTGCGTAAGGATCAGGTTGGCGATGAAGTATATGATGACTTTAAGACTTGGGACATTGGCGACATCGTTGGTATTGAGGGTACGGTATTTAAAACCAATAAAGGAGAGCTTTCAGTCAAAGCTTCTGACATCAAGCTTTTGACCAAGTCTTTGCGTCCACTACCTGATAAATGGGGTGGTTTATCGGATCAGGAAACCCGTTATCGTCAGCGTTACGTCGATCTGATCGTGAATGAAGACTCTAGAGCAACGTTTATAGCTCGTTCAAAAGTGGTGAAAGCGATCCGCGACTTTTTAGAAAATCGAGACTTCCTTGAAGTCGAAACTCCAATGATGCACGTCATTCCTGGTGGTGCTACCGCGAAACCATTCGAAACGCATCATAACGCTTTGGATATGCCATTATTTTTACGAGTTGCACCTGAGCTATACTTAAAGCGTCTGGTCGTGGGTGGTCTTGAGAAGGTGTATGAGATAAACCGTAACTTCCGTAATGAAGGCTTATCGACTCGTCATAACCCTGAATTCACTATGTTGGAATTCTACTGGGGTTACGCTGATTATAATGACCTAATGGATTTAACTGAAGAAATGCTACGTTATACAGTTGAGTCAGTATTAGGTACGACAGTTTTTGAAAGTAGTGGTGAGACTTATGATTTCGGTAAACCTTTTGAGCGTATGACGGTGCTTGAAGCGATTGTTAAGTACTTACCCGAAGTCACGGTTGACCAGCTGAATGATATGGAATCCGCAAAGAAAGTTGCTAAGGCCTGTAATGTAAAAGTTGAAGATAGCTGGGGCTTGGGCAAGATTCAAATTGAAATCTTCGAAGAAGTCGCTGAGCACAAGTTGATCCAACCAACGTTTATAACGGCTTATCCAGCAGAAGTCTCGCCTCTGGCTCGTCGTAACGATGAAAACCCATTTGTTACTGACCGTTTTGAGTTCTTTGCCGGAGGGCGCGAATTGGCGAATGGATTTTCAGAGTTAAATGATGCTGAAGATCAGGCAGAGCGCTTTAAAGCTCAGGTTGAAGCGAAAGACGCTGGTGATGATGAAGCGATGCACTATGACGCTGATTATATCCGTGCCCTGGAGTATGGTCTTCCGCCAACAGCAGGCGAGGGTATTGGTATTGATCGTCTGGTGATGTTGTTAACCGACAGCCCATCAATTCGTGATGTACTATTGTTCCCTCACATGCGTCCAGAGTAA
- a CDS encoding GNAT family N-acetyltransferase, with protein sequence MKEVIDTGRLLLRPLKESDFEDYCDYAMDPEVMKYIMPVSSKKDAHQLFLNHFGEWTGEEGRWMGAAVVLKSEPKLIGDIGFRYVNKYHEQIEIGYKFNRNYHGKGFGTEATKAMLKIIVRDWPCHKIVAYCEPRNIASWKLMEHFGMVREAYFKEHFKFDGRWQDEVAYGCLTRNLKL encoded by the coding sequence ATGAAAGAAGTCATTGATACGGGACGACTATTATTACGTCCCTTGAAAGAATCTGACTTTGAAGATTATTGTGACTATGCGATGGATCCTGAAGTCATGAAATATATTATGCCGGTTTCATCTAAAAAGGATGCCCACCAGCTATTCCTAAACCACTTTGGAGAGTGGACCGGTGAAGAAGGACGATGGATGGGAGCAGCCGTGGTACTAAAATCGGAGCCTAAGCTGATAGGGGATATTGGGTTTCGTTACGTTAATAAATACCACGAGCAGATTGAAATCGGTTATAAGTTCAATCGGAATTATCATGGTAAAGGTTTTGGAACTGAAGCTACTAAGGCGATGTTAAAGATAATAGTAAGAGATTGGCCATGCCATAAAATTGTTGCTTACTGTGAACCTAGAAATATCGCGTCATGGAAACTGATGGAGCATTTCGGGATGGTGCGAGAAGCTTATTTCAAAGAACACTTTAAATTTGATGGACGCTGGCAAGATGAAGTGGCATATGGATGTCTGACACGGAACCTTAAACTTTAA
- a CDS encoding DUF4442 domain-containing protein — protein sequence MSENNRLARLVKKIESLPGFLQKPALNFALRRTVKLVGTAKVEVLMLTKAHSEFRLKNRTKVQNHIGTIHAAGMALIAETATGMVVGMNVPDDKVPVIKTLKVDFLKRAKGDLVAKAHLTEQQVNSILTLEKGEVEVAVSVTDEEGKEPINCQMIWAWTPKRS from the coding sequence ATGAGTGAGAACAACCGACTAGCCAGGCTGGTAAAAAAGATAGAAAGTCTGCCTGGTTTTTTACAAAAACCAGCTCTTAACTTTGCTCTGCGTCGAACCGTAAAGCTGGTGGGAACCGCCAAAGTTGAAGTCCTTATGTTGACTAAAGCACATTCCGAGTTCAGGCTGAAAAATAGGACTAAAGTCCAAAATCATATCGGCACCATTCACGCAGCCGGTATGGCCCTTATTGCTGAAACAGCCACTGGTATGGTTGTTGGTATGAATGTTCCCGACGATAAGGTTCCTGTCATAAAGACTCTGAAGGTTGACTTCCTAAAGCGTGCTAAAGGGGATCTGGTTGCAAAAGCTCATCTTACTGAACAGCAAGTTAATAGTATTTTGACTTTAGAGAAAGGGGAAGTAGAGGTTGCTGTATCAGTTACTGATGAGGAAGGGAAAGAGCCTATTAATTGTCAGATGATTTGGGCGTGGACACCAAAACGTTCATAA
- a CDS encoding DUF3081 family protein produces MASDIDIRMALRAYQKIVELGEKRGNKYFYKGINAYSDLDGYNVDLTDDKVTLSINFHSKYNLEYKSVLDKDEFMEKLAKIDKIKLK; encoded by the coding sequence ATGGCTTCTGATATTGATATTCGAATGGCTTTACGCGCTTACCAGAAAATCGTTGAGCTTGGTGAGAAACGTGGTAATAAGTACTTTTATAAAGGGATTAATGCCTATTCAGACTTAGACGGATATAATGTTGATCTGACCGACGATAAGGTAACTTTAAGCATTAACTTTCATAGCAAATATAACCTGGAGTACAAGAGTGTTCTGGACAAAGACGAGTTTATGGAAAAGTTAGCCAAAATCGACAAAATAAAGTTGAAATAA
- the prfB gene encoding peptide chain release factor 2 (programmed frameshift), with protein MLEVNPIREHLKDMSERVETLRGYLDFDAKKERLEEVTRELEQPDVWNDQERAQALGQERAKLEAVVETISQLEQGVTDHLDLLEIAVEEDDSDSVEMIEDEVSGLEKMLAKLEFRRMFSGDMDDSNAYLDIQAGSGGTEAQDWASMLLRMYLRWAESRGFKVEVTEESDGDVAGIKSATIKVDGEYAYGWLRTETGVHRLVRKSPFDSGNRRHTSFASVFVYPEVDDDIDIEVNPADLRVDTYRASGAGGQHVNKTDSAIRLTHVPTGIVVQCQNDRSQHKNRAEAMKMMKAKLYELEMQKQREEQQALEESKSDIGWGSQIRSYVLDQSRIKDLRTGHESSSTQAVLDGDLDDFIEASLKAGV; from the exons ATGTTAGAAGTTAATCCAATAAGAGAACATTTAAAAGATATGTCTGAGCGTGTCGAAACGCTTAGGGGGTATCTT GACTTCGATGCTAAGAAAGAGCGTCTAGAGGAAGTCACAAGAGAGTTAGAGCAGCCTGATGTTTGGAATGATCAGGAACGGGCACAAGCCTTAGGTCAGGAGCGAGCCAAGCTAGAAGCGGTGGTTGAAACTATCAGTCAACTCGAGCAAGGCGTAACCGATCATTTAGACCTGCTGGAAATCGCTGTGGAAGAGGATGATTCCGATAGCGTTGAAATGATAGAAGACGAAGTCAGCGGCCTCGAAAAAATGCTGGCAAAGCTGGAATTTCGTCGCATGTTCTCTGGTGATATGGACGATAGTAATGCCTACCTTGATATACAGGCCGGTTCTGGCGGAACGGAGGCTCAGGATTGGGCGAGTATGTTGTTAAGAATGTATTTGCGTTGGGCCGAGAGTCGAGGTTTTAAAGTTGAGGTCACGGAAGAATCTGATGGAGATGTCGCTGGCATTAAAAGCGCTACCATCAAAGTTGACGGAGAATATGCGTACGGTTGGCTTCGAACTGAAACAGGTGTCCATCGTTTAGTACGAAAGTCGCCTTTTGACTCTGGAAACCGTCGCCATACATCTTTTGCCTCGGTATTTGTTTACCCTGAGGTGGACGATGATATTGATATTGAGGTCAATCCGGCGGATTTGAGGGTAGATACATACAGAGCCAGTGGTGCAGGTGGCCAGCACGTTAATAAGACAGATTCCGCGATTCGACTGACTCATGTTCCAACAGGTATTGTGGTTCAATGCCAGAATGATCGTTCCCAGCATAAAAACCGTGCTGAAGCGATGAAAATGATGAAAGCTAAACTCTATGAGCTTGAGATGCAAAAGCAGCGAGAAGAGCAGCAAGCCCTTGAAGAGTCTAAGTCGGATATCGGCTGGGGCAGTCAGATTCGATCTTACGTTCTTGATCAATCGAGAATTAAAGACCTGCGTACTGGACATGAGTCCAGCAGTACTCAAGCTGTATTGGACGGTGATTTAGATGACTTTATCGAGGCATCTTTAAAGGCAGGTGTGTAA
- the fabB gene encoding beta-ketoacyl-ACP synthase I, with protein MKRVVVTGMGIVSCLGNNIENVKQSLIDGKSGIKKIDAYEEHGLRSHLAGKPDIDVSEHIDRKKLRFMGDGAAYAYISMQQAIDDAGLSDEQVSNIRTGLIMGSGGGSQSTQVEAIDIAKTRGAKRIGPYAVPKTMGSTTSACLATPFKIKGINYSITSACATSAHCIGNAYEQIALGKQDIMFAGGGEEEDWRLTVLFDAMGALSSKYNDSPETASRPYDATRDGFVISSGGGCLVLEEFEHAKARGAKIYAEITGYGATSDGYDMVAPSGEGAVRCMQQALASTKNAVDYINTHGTSTPVGDTAELEAIKQVFPDKVPYIASTKSLAGHSLGATGVHEAIYSLIMMENNFIAASANITELDEKAEGLPIVQQRMDNTEIKSFLSNSFGFGGTNCSLLFEKI; from the coding sequence GTGAAAAGAGTAGTAGTCACAGGTATGGGCATCGTATCCTGCCTCGGAAATAATATCGAAAATGTAAAACAGTCTTTAATCGATGGTAAGTCTGGTATCAAAAAAATCGATGCCTATGAAGAACATGGTTTACGTAGTCACCTGGCTGGGAAACCTGATATTGATGTTTCGGAGCATATCGATAGGAAAAAGCTTCGTTTCATGGGTGACGGTGCTGCTTATGCCTACATCTCAATGCAACAGGCAATTGATGATGCAGGCTTAAGTGATGAGCAAGTTTCCAATATCCGTACAGGCCTAATCATGGGTTCTGGAGGAGGCTCGCAAAGCACGCAGGTAGAAGCTATAGACATAGCTAAAACTCGAGGCGCAAAAAGAATCGGTCCTTATGCAGTACCCAAAACCATGGGCAGTACCACCTCGGCCTGTCTAGCTACCCCTTTTAAAATCAAGGGTATCAACTACTCCATCACTTCAGCCTGCGCGACCAGTGCGCACTGTATCGGTAATGCCTACGAGCAAATTGCTCTAGGTAAGCAAGATATTATGTTTGCCGGTGGCGGTGAGGAAGAAGACTGGCGTTTAACCGTGCTGTTCGATGCTATGGGTGCTCTTTCCAGTAAATATAACGATAGTCCTGAAACTGCATCACGTCCATACGATGCAACACGTGATGGATTTGTCATTTCATCTGGTGGTGGCTGCCTGGTCTTGGAAGAATTCGAACATGCTAAAGCTCGTGGCGCTAAAATCTATGCTGAGATTACGGGTTACGGCGCTACATCAGATGGCTACGACATGGTAGCACCTTCGGGTGAAGGTGCCGTACGTTGCATGCAGCAGGCGCTAGCTAGCACAAAGAATGCTGTGGATTATATTAACACTCACGGTACCAGTACCCCTGTTGGTGACACGGCAGAATTAGAAGCCATCAAACAGGTCTTCCCTGATAAAGTGCCTTACATAGCCTCAACTAAGTCATTAGCAGGACATTCATTGGGTGCTACAGGGGTCCATGAGGCAATTTACTCCCTTATCATGATGGAGAATAACTTCATTGCGGCTTCAGCGAATATCACAGAGCTGGATGAAAAGGCAGAGGGTTTACCCATCGTTCAACAACGTATGGATAATACTGAAATAAAAAGCTTTTTGTCTAACAGCTTTGGTTTTGGTGGAACCAACTGCTCGCTGCTGTTTGAAAAGATCTAG
- the fabA gene encoding bifunctional 3-hydroxydecanoyl-ACP dehydratase/trans-2-decenoyl-ACP isomerase, producing the protein MQKSSYSKQDLLDCGHGKLFGEGNAKLPLPNMLMMDRITNIQETGGEYNKGQIVAELDIKPDLWFFDCHFEGDPVMPGCLGVDALWQLTGFFLPWKGLPGKGRALGSGEIKFTGQVLPTAKLVTYIIDIKRVITRKLKMVIADGRMLVDGKEIYTTKDLRVGLFESTDNF; encoded by the coding sequence ATGCAAAAATCTTCATACAGTAAGCAAGATCTGCTGGATTGCGGTCATGGCAAATTATTTGGCGAAGGAAATGCCAAGCTACCTCTACCTAATATGTTGATGATGGATCGCATCACCAACATTCAGGAAACGGGTGGTGAGTACAATAAAGGGCAAATTGTTGCCGAACTCGATATTAAACCGGACCTATGGTTCTTTGATTGCCACTTTGAGGGCGACCCGGTTATGCCCGGTTGCTTAGGCGTAGACGCGCTATGGCAGTTAACCGGCTTTTTCCTACCCTGGAAAGGATTACCTGGAAAAGGACGAGCGCTGGGTTCGGGAGAAATTAAATTTACAGGGCAAGTTTTGCCGACAGCGAAGCTTGTAACCTATATAATCGACATCAAAAGAGTTATTACTAGAAAACTGAAAATGGTCATTGCTGATGGCAGAATGTTAGTGGATGGCAAAGAAATCTACACAACCAAAGATTTGCGCGTCGGTTTGTTCGAGTCTACCGACAATTTCTAG
- a CDS encoding DUF885 domain-containing protein: protein MKSTKFQLTAVALAVLLTACNGEEADKKKVSTAVKVEQATAKEKPAENSKEQQMTEAEKASAIYEAYWEENLKMNPLSATFMGDHRFNDRLGDFGTEKGRAEALAFSKKYLSKIQEIDESQLEGQALLSYQIFKNDRQAEIAGAEFPDYMQPIQQFYNPFNFFAMLGSGQSAQPFNTVKDYENWLSRMEEAYTGVDVIIKNMRTGMESGVVQPKALMVKVVPQLKAHMVDDVEESLFYTPIKNIPEDFSEEDKKRLTDEYVKMIETMVVPMYTKMHDFIKDEYIPAARETAGMIALPNGKEWYAFKVKQTTSTELTPDEIHQIGLDEVARIHGEMQGVMDEVGFEGTLQEFFEFTKNDPKFIFETKEDMLQAYENLREKLDETAPDLFKVIPKAQFEIRAVEAFREQSASAASYQRPAPDGSRPGIFYVNTYDLSARPTWTVESLYLHEAVPGHHFQISTQQELKDIPDFRRFGGTTAYIEGWGLYSESLGKEMGVYTDPYQYYGALSAELWRAIRLVVDTGLHAKGWTREEVLDYMEKNSAAAKARRVSEAERFMAIPSQALAYKIGQLKIRELRTLAETELGEDFDVREFHYQVLKDGALPLNILENKIKKWIENQKA, encoded by the coding sequence ATGAAATCCACAAAGTTTCAACTCACTGCGGTTGCTTTAGCGGTCTTGTTGACCGCTTGTAACGGTGAAGAGGCTGATAAGAAAAAAGTAAGCACGGCTGTTAAAGTAGAGCAGGCCACCGCCAAAGAAAAACCTGCTGAAAACAGTAAAGAGCAGCAGATGACAGAAGCTGAAAAAGCCAGCGCTATCTATGAGGCCTATTGGGAAGAAAACCTCAAAATGAATCCATTATCGGCCACCTTTATGGGAGATCATCGCTTTAATGATCGTCTGGGTGATTTTGGCACGGAAAAGGGACGAGCAGAAGCATTAGCATTCAGCAAAAAGTATTTGAGCAAGATACAGGAAATTGATGAATCTCAACTGGAAGGTCAGGCCTTACTGAGTTACCAGATATTTAAAAACGATCGTCAGGCGGAAATAGCTGGAGCTGAATTCCCTGATTATATGCAGCCAATTCAGCAGTTTTACAATCCATTTAACTTCTTCGCGATGCTGGGTTCTGGTCAGAGTGCCCAACCATTTAATACGGTTAAAGATTATGAGAATTGGTTGAGTCGTATGGAAGAAGCGTACACTGGCGTAGATGTCATAATCAAGAACATGCGTACTGGGATGGAAAGTGGCGTGGTTCAGCCAAAAGCGTTGATGGTTAAGGTTGTTCCTCAGTTAAAAGCGCACATGGTTGATGATGTTGAAGAAAGCTTATTCTATACCCCAATCAAAAATATACCTGAAGACTTTTCAGAGGAAGATAAAAAGCGTTTGACGGACGAATACGTCAAAATGATTGAGACCATGGTTGTACCTATGTACACCAAAATGCATGACTTTATTAAGGATGAGTATATCCCAGCTGCGAGAGAAACAGCGGGCATGATTGCATTACCAAATGGTAAGGAGTGGTATGCATTTAAGGTAAAGCAGACTACTAGCACGGAACTGACTCCGGATGAAATTCACCAGATAGGACTTGATGAAGTTGCTCGAATTCATGGCGAAATGCAAGGTGTTATGGATGAAGTGGGTTTTGAAGGAACTTTACAGGAGTTCTTCGAGTTCACTAAAAACGATCCAAAGTTTATTTTTGAAACGAAAGAGGACATGCTTCAGGCCTATGAAAATTTACGCGAAAAGCTGGATGAAACGGCACCGGACTTATTCAAGGTCATTCCAAAAGCTCAGTTCGAGATTCGTGCGGTAGAGGCCTTCCGTGAGCAATCTGCATCTGCAGCATCTTATCAACGACCTGCCCCAGACGGCTCTCGCCCTGGTATTTTTTATGTAAACACTTACGATTTGAGTGCGCGTCCAACGTGGACGGTAGAGTCGCTGTACTTGCATGAGGCCGTGCCGGGACATCATTTCCAAATATCAACCCAGCAAGAATTAAAAGACATACCTGACTTCCGCCGTTTTGGTGGTACTACTGCCTATATTGAAGGGTGGGGGTTATACTCTGAGTCATTAGGTAAAGAGATGGGTGTTTATACCGATCCATACCAATACTACGGTGCTTTAAGCGCAGAACTATGGCGAGCTATCCGCTTAGTGGTAGATACTGGCTTACATGCTAAGGGCTGGACTCGTGAAGAAGTACTGGATTATATGGAGAAAAACTCGGCTGCCGCCAAGGCTCGTCGTGTATCTGAAGCGGAGCGCTTCATGGCGATCCCAAGTCAGGCTCTCGCTTACAAGATTGGTCAGCTAAAAATTCGTGAACTACGAACTTTGGCTGAAACTGAGCTAGGTGAAGACTTTGATGTGCGTGAGTTCCACTATCAGGTTCTGAAGGATGGCGCACTTCCGTTAAATATTCTAGAGAATAAAATCAAGAAGTGGATTGAAAATCAAAAAGCCTAA